One part of the Quercus lobata isolate SW786 chromosome 7, ValleyOak3.0 Primary Assembly, whole genome shotgun sequence genome encodes these proteins:
- the LOC115953959 gene encoding lactosylceramide 4-alpha-galactosyltransferase-like, with protein sequence MKFLNYVLLFQLENYMMVRKLRIFTKVTMFDYKVLCRAKLSIIFTITLVAMIFVIYKDSIICENSEETRAQLRSSTGSIIYENSEQTQGKLRSSIGNKQLYSMQEKIDEVEEENLQSLVLPLSVTEEERIAWFREKMPKIQIFKSNNLTRKFHSRVKKFFRSGCEAQFFMTWISPAATFGRREFFSLESLFKAHPHGCLMILSRSLDSGRGNKILKPLVDRGFKVKAVTPDLAYLFNNTPAKAWFKEMKSGKKDPGEIPLAQNLSNLIRLAVLYKYGGVYLDTDFIVLKPFTGLKNSIGAQSMDMETKNWTRLNNAVLIFDMNHPLLLKFMEEFASTFDGNKWGHNGPYLVSRVVENIGKQPGYKFTVLRPMAFYPVDWIRINRLFMKPTNRSDSRWVQEKLLQLSGETYGVHLWNKQTRNLQIEEGSVMGRLILEHCLICQHIYSS encoded by the coding sequence ATGAAATTTCTAAATTATGTTCTCTTGTTTCAGCTTGAAAATTATATGATGGTCAGAAAACTCAGAATATTCACAAAGGTTACGATGTTTGATTACAAGGTACTTTGCCGTGCCAAATTGTCTATCATCTTTACCATCACACTTGTTGCTATGATCTTTGTCATCTACAAAGACAGTATCATCTGTGAGAACAGTGAGGAAACTCGAGCGCAACTGAGATCAAGTACTGGCAGTATCATCTATGAAAATAGTGAGCAAACTCAAGGGAAACTGAGATCAAGTATTGGTAACAAACAACTGTATTCCATGCAAGAAAAGATTGatgaagttgaagaagaaaatttgcAATCATTAGTCCTTCCTTTGAGTGTCacagaagaagagagaattGCTTGGTTCCGGGAAAAGATGCCGAAGATTCAGATTTTCAAGTCCAACAACTTGACACGGAAATTTCATAGTCGGGTTAAGAAATTCTTTCGCAGTGGCTGTGAGGCACAATTCTTCATGACTTGGATTTCACCAGCAGCGACTTTTGGAAGAAGGGAATTCTTCTCCTTGGAGAGCCTTTTCAAGGCACACCCTCATGGATGTTTAATGATTCtatcaagaagtttggactctGGAAGAGGGAACAAAATCCTGAAACCTCTAGTTGATAGAGGATTCAAAGTTAAGGCAGTGACACCGGACTTGGCGTATCTATTCAACAATACACCAGCTAAAGCTTGGTTTAAGGAGATGAAGAGTGGGAAAAAGGACCCAGGTGAGATTCCATTAGCTCAGAATTTATCCAATTTGATCAGACTTGCAGTATTGTACAAGTATGGTGGGGTTTACTTGGATACAGATTTTATTGTTCTAAAGCCTTTTACCGGGTTGAAGAACTCAATTGGTGCACAAAGTATGGATATGGAAACTAAGAACTGGACCAGGTTAAACAATgcagttttgatttttgatatgAATCATCCACTTCTGCTCAAATTCATGGAGGAATTCGCCTCGACTTTTGATGGAAATAAATGGGGTCATAATGGTCCCTATTTGGTTTCTAGAGTGGTTGAGAATATAGGAAAGCAACCTGGTTATAAGTTCACAGTCTTGAGGCCTATGGCCTTCTATCCTGTTGATTGGATCAGGATAAACAGACTTTTCATGAAGCCAACAAACCGTTCTGATTCTAGATGGGTACAAGAAAAACTGCTTCAGCTCAGTGGAGAGACTTATGGGGTACACCTATGGAACAAGCAAACCCGCAATTTGCAAATCGAAGAAGGAAGTGTCATGGGAAGACTAATCTTAGAACACTGTCTCATTTGCCAACACATATATAGTTCTTAA